GACCGAACTACGGCTCAGCGCCTCGGCCACCACGTCGGTACTCGACCGGCTGCAGGCACTCGGACACATCGAACGCCGCCGGGACTCCCGCGACCGCAGGCGGGTCGTCCTGCACATCCGCCCCTCGGCCCAGAAGCTGGGGTTCGAACTGTTCGGCCCGCTCGGCATGGCGTACGCGCAAGCCTGGGCCCAGTTCGACGAAGACGAGCGGCGTATCATCGCCCGGTTCCTCGCCGCGACCGTGGAGGCCACGAAGCACACCCGGCTCCAGCCGCACCGGGAGGCCTGAGTCGTTCAGTCCCCGACACGCTCGGCATGCCAGGCGCGCAGGCCGCGCACCAGCAGGTCCAGCCCGAACTGGAAGGTCTCCATAGGCTCACGGTGGGCGCCGACGCGAATGGCGGCCGCAAGGTACGGGTACCGCTCGGCGTCGGTGACGGCCGTGTACAGCTCACTGTCGTCGACGTCCTCCAGTGAGCGGTTCGCCTCCTGCTGCCATTCGAGCGCCATACCGCCGATGTAGCCCCCCAGCACGAAGAACACCTGCTGCGCGTCGGCGGGCGTGAACCCGGCGTCCACGAGCACGCCGATCGACCTGTCGATCTCGGCCAGGCTTTCGGGTGTCGGCCGGTTACCCGCGATGACCTGCGGCGCGTCGCGAACGGAGATCATCGCCTCGAACATCGCGCGGGTACGTTCCATCAACCATTCCCACCAGGGCTGACCGTCCGCGGGGCCGTCGAAGGAGTCGGTACGGCCACGCCGGAGCAGGTACTCGGCCATGCTGTCGAGCAGCTCCCGCTTGTCGGAGATGTGCCAGTACAGAGTCGGTGCGGACACGCCGAGTTCGGTGGCGATGCGGCGCAGGGTCACGGCGGCGAGTCCATGCCTGCCCAGCAGGTCCACGGCCTTCTCGACGATCAGCTCTTTCGACAGCGCCTTCCCGGCCTTTCCGGCCTTCCCCGACTTCTCCACCTTCTCCGGCTTTCCCGGCGCCCCACCAGCCATGCTTGACACTCTAACACCGTTAGAGGCATCGTTTTCTCTAACAGCGTTAGAGAGGGGATGCGATGACGACACCGGCGATCCACGTCACCGGACTGGAGAAGTCCTACGGCTCCACCACCGCCGTGGCCGGGATCGACCTCGACGTGCACCGCGGCGAGATGTTCGGCTTTCTCGGGCCGAACGGCGCCGGCAAGTCGAGCGCGGTCAAGGTGCTGTGCACGCTGACCGAACCCACGGCGGGCACGGCGGTGGTAGCCGGACACGACGTGCGTACCGAACGGCACCACGTGCGCAGACGCATCGGAGCTGTGTTCCAGGAGTCCACACTGGACATCTTTCTCCCGGCGGAGCAGAACCTGCGTTTCCACGGCGAACTCCACGGTCTGCCGAGAAAAGTTCTGCGTCGCCGCATCGACGAGGTACTCGACTTCGTCGGTCTGACGAAGCGCCGCCACGATCCGGTACTGAGCTTCTCCGGCGGGATGAAACGGAAGCTGGAGATCGGCCGGGGACTGCTGCACACGCCGGAGGTGCTCTTCCTCGACGAACCCACCGTCGGACTCGACCCCCACACCAGGGCGTCGGTGTGGGAGTACATCGCGACGTTGCGCGACGCCTGGAACGTCACGGTCTTCGTCACCACCCACTATCTCGACGAAGCCGAGCACTGCGACCGCATCGCCATCATGAACGAGGGCCGCATCGTCGCACTGGACGCACCGGACGCTCTCAAGAGCACCGTCGGAGCCGACCGCGTCCGGCTGCGCACCGAGAACGACACCGCCGCCGTCAAACAGCTCCGCGACTCCTTCGGCATCGACGCCACCGTCCACGACGGCTCCGTGACGTTCGCAATCGCCGACGGAGGCGCCTTCGTGCCCCGGCTGTTCGAACGCCTCGACATCGCCATCGACACCGTCACCGTGACCCGGCCGAGCCTGGACGACGTGTTCATGGCCTACACCGGGCGCACCATCACCACCCCGGAAGGAACCGCCCGATGAACCAGGCACTGACGACTACCCCGACATCCCTGCCGACCATGTCGCCGGGCGGCCTCACACACGAGCTGCGGGCCGTGGTCGCGGTGTGGCGCAGAGAGGTGGCATGGCTCGCCCACGACAAGCGGCGCGCCGTCATGACGCTGTTGCAACCGCTGATGTACCTGTTCGTCATGGGCACCGGTCTCGCCGGGATCGTCGAACCGGGTGGGCCGCTCGACTTCAAGACTTTCCTCTTCCCCGGCGTGTTGGCCATGGGCGTGGTGTTCACGGCCGCGTTCGGTGGCGTCTCCGTGGTGTGGGACAGGGAGACGGGCTTCCTCCGCGAGATGCTGGTGGCCCCGATCTCGAAGTCCGCCATCATCCTCGGCAAGGCGCTGGGAGCGGCCACCACCGCGATGGCGCAGTCGGCCGTCCTGCTGCTGCTGGCCGGACTCGCCGGCGTGCCCTACGACCCGCTGCTGTTCGTGGCCCTGCTCGCGTTGCTGTTCGTCGGTGCGCTGCTGGTCACGGCGTTGATCATGCTGCTCACCGTGCGGATAAAGCGCGCCCAGTCGGCGATGCCCACGAGCAGCATGGTGATCACGCCCATGATGTTCCTCTCCGGAGCGCTGTTCCCGGTGGGCGACCTGCCCGGCTGGCTGCACGTGGCCACGGTCCTCAACCCGTTCACGTACGTCGTGGGCCCCATGCGGGCGGCGGTGTTCGCCTCACTCGATCCCGCCGTGTCGGAGAACGTCCATGCCGGACTCACCTGGGCGGGCTGGGCCGTGCCCGTGCCGGTGCAGGTGTTGGTGGCCGTCGCGAGCACGGTCGTGTTGCTGGGCTCCGCCGTCGCGCGGTTCAACCGCACGGAATGAGCGGGTTTCCGACGGCCCGACGCGCTGTGGCCGCACCTCGTCACGGGGCGGACGCGTACCCGAACTGCGGACACGCGTGCGTAGCTTGCGGACACGCGTGCGTAGTCTGCGGACACGGCGGGGTGGCGGCCCGGCGCTCCTAGAGTGGTTTCCGTGGAACTGTTCGACGGTGGCCCCGTGGTGAGCGACGGCGGGTTGGCGACCGAGCTGGAGGCGCGGGGGCACGACCTCTCCGACGCGTTGTGGTCGGCACGGCTGCTGCTCGACGCCCCGGACGAGATCGTCGCGGCCCATCGCGCCTTCTACGAGGCGGGTGCGGTCGTGGCCACCACCGCGAGCTACCAGGCCTCCTTCCCCGGTTTCGCCGAACGCGGCCTCGACCGCGCGGAGACCACGAGGCTGCTGCACCGCAGCGTGGCGCTGGCGCGCCGGGCCGGGGAGGAGTTTTCCGGCGACGGACGGCGTCGGTTCGTGGCCGCCTCGGTCGGCCCGTACGGCGCGGCACTCGCCGACGGCTCGGAGTACCGGGGCGACTACGGGCTCACGGTGGCTCAGCTCCGCGACTGGCATCTCCCCCGCCTCGAAGCCCTGGCCGAGGCCGAACCCGACCTGCTGGCCGTCGAGACCGTTCCCGACGTCGTCGAAGCGGAGGCGCTGGTCGGCGCGTTGGCCGGACTCGGTGTGCCCGCCTGGCTGACCTACACCGTCGAGGGCGATCGCACCCGCGCGGGTCAGCCGCTCGCCGAGGCCCTCGCGGTCGCGGCGGAGGCACCCGACGTCGTGGCGGTGGGGGTGAACTGCTGCGCGCCCACCGACGTGGCGGACGCAATCGCTTGCGCCCGAGCCGTCACGGACAAACCCGTCGTGGTGTACCCAAACAGCGGCGAGAAGTGGGACGCGCGCCGACGCGCCTGGACGGGCCCCTCGCGGTACTCCTCGGAACTCGCGAGGCAGTGGGTGGCCGCGGGCGCGCGGGTGATCGGCGGCTGCTGCCGGGTGAGCCCGGCCGACATCGCGGAGGTCGCCCGCGTGCTGTGAGCGCCCCGCGCCTCACTCGAAAGTGACAGCGCCATTCATCGACAGACCGTTCCGGACGGTGCAACCGCGATTACCCGAAACGTGGTCGCAGGCATAGTCCCGAGGAAGTAAGGGAACACGCGAAGCGGCTCCGGCGAGTTGCCCGTGTACCGTAGAAGTGATCCACTCGAAGTCGGCACACGGGGCACGACACAACGCACGACACAACAATGTCTCGTGGGCGAGGATGAAGGGTGGTAATGCCGCGATGACCTCAATACTCGATCCCGACGTTGAGTACGTCGTGCTGTGCGGATCGCGGCACGAACGCATCGGCTACGCACCGAAGGCCGAGGTCCACCACGAGTCCACCCCGTTGCACCTGGCGTTCTCCTGCTACCTATTCGATCAGGAAGGCAATTTCCTGGTCACCTGGCGCGCCAAACACAAGCGCACCTTCCCCGGCGTCCGCACCAATTCCTGCTGCGGCCACCCCGGCCCCGGCGAAATCATTCCGGACGCGATCGCACGGCGGCTCGCCGAGGAACTCGGGACGACGGCCGATCGCATCGAGCTGGTGCTGCCCGAATTCCGCTACGAGGCCACCATGGCGGACGGCGTCCGCGAAAACGAGGTGTGCCCCGTGTACCGCGCCACGGTGAACACTCGACCGAACGTCGTTCCGAATCCCGAGGAGGTCGACGACACGGCCTGGGTCCCGTGGCGACAATTCGTGGCCGAAGTGGAGGCCGACCGCACCAGCGTGTCACCGTGGTGCGCCCTCCAGGTCGACCAACTGCTCGCTCTCGGCCCCGACCCGCTCTCCTGGCCGGTCTCCGACGACAGCCGGCTGCCCGACGCGGCACGGGAGCCGCTGGAAGCCCGCCGCTGGACGTAGGACCGCGGCAAAGCAGGGGCTGTCACACGACGACGAACCGAATACGCCATGATCACCCCTCGGCAAGGCACGAACGGGTGACCGATGGCACGGGCGCGAGTACGCCGTGCCCGGTCTCGGCGGACACCCGCATGTCAGGTGCCGGCAGCGGTTCGACAGGTCGTCGTGGAGCGTCGTGAGCAACGGAGACAAACCAACGCAGGACAACGGTCGGGGGCACCACAGGTCGATCCGGAAGCGGCTGGCGGGCACCGTGCTGGTCCCGAGCATCGCGCTCCTGCTGCTGTGGGTCGGAATGTCCGCGTACTTCGTCGTGGACGCGTTCTCCCTGCGTGCCGTGGGGTCGAGCGTGCAGCGGGTGTCGATCCCCGCGATCACCTCGCTGAGCCGACTACAGCAGGAACGGCAGCTGTCCCTGGTCTACCTCGAAAAGCAGTGGGTCGGCCTGCTGGAACTCCAGCAACAGCACCAACGAGTCGACGACTCCATCGCCACCCTGCGGGAGGCGATGGACGAGATCCGGGACGACCTGCCCGAGGAGATCGCAAGCCGTATCGGCGATCTCGAACGCGGCCTCGCCCGGCTTCCCGACGTTCGTTCCGGAATCAATCTGCGAACCTCCTCGCCCGAGGAGGTGAACGAGTACTACAACGGACTCATCGACACCGCCACGCGCCTGTTCGACACGCAGGCCCGCCTCGTTCCGGACGTGGAGGCCACCCAGAACGGTCTCATGGCGACTGAGCTCTTCCGGGCCTCCGACCACATGTCGCGGGCGGCCTCACTGGCCTCGACGGCCTTCGCCCACGGCAACTTCACCTCGACCGACCACCGCATGTTCTCCGAGCTGGTCGGCTCCTACCGCTCGATACTCAGCGCGGCCGCCCCCAACCTGCTCCCCGACACCCGCCGCTCCTACGACGAGCTGGTCTCGGCCGAACGCTGGGAAGCCCTGCAACGCGTCGAGAACGAGCTGATCGCCCACGGCCCCGGCCATCTCGACGTGGCCGGGTTCTCCCTCACCGGCGTCGAGCTGCGCGACCTCACCAACCAGGTCTCCAACGACCTCGCGTCACTCACCATCACGCAGGCCGATCGAACGGCGTCGGAAGCACTGGAGGGCGCGAGCAGCAATCTCACCAACGTGCTGCTGGGCAGCGCGCTCACGCTCCTCGCCGCCCTCGCGTCGATCCTGGTCGCCTTCCGGGTCTCCAACACGTTGGTCGACCGCACCCTGATGACCCGACTCGAACGGCTGCGCAACGACTCGCTCGAACTCGCCAGCACCCGACTGCCGAACATCGTGAAGCGGTTGAAGGACGGCGAGGCCGTGGACGTGAACGCCGAGCTGCCCCGACTCGACCACGGTCGGGACGAGATCGGGCAGGTGGCCGAGGCGTTCAACCTCGCTCAGCTCACGGCCGTCAACGCGGCGGTCAGCGAAGCGAAGGCCCGCAAGGGTGTGAACAACGTGTTTCTCGGCATCGCCCACCGCAACCAGGGCCTGGTGCATCGCCAGCTGCAGATCCTCGACCGGATGGAGAGCCGGGAGGAGAATCCGGCGCAGCTCAAGAGCCTGTTCCAGCTCGACAACCTCGCCACCCGAGCTCGCCGCACCACCGAGAACCTGATCATTCTCGGCGGAAAGCAGCCCGGTCGGCGCTGGCGCAAGCCCGTCAAGCTCCTGGACGTGCTCCGAGCCGCGATCTCCGAGACCGAGCACTTCTCACGCGTCGAGGTGGAGCCCGTCCCCGACGTGGCGCTCGTGGGGTCCGCGGTGGCCGACACCATTCACCTCGTCGCCGAGCTGGTGGACAACGCGACGACGTTCTCACCTCCGGGATCGCCCGTGTACCTGAGCGGGACGAAGGTGGCGCGCGGCGTGATCATCGACATCGCCGACCAAGGGCTCGGGATGAAGGACGAGGTCCGCGAATGGGCGAACTCGATGATGGCCGAGCCGCCCGAGTTCGACGCCATGGCCATGAAGGCCGATTCGAGTCTCGGCTTGTTCGTGGTCGCGCGGCTCGCACACCGCCTCGGCGCGAAGGTCACCTTTGACTCCTCCCGCTACGGCGGTACCCGAGCCACCGTGTTGC
The window above is part of the Saccharomonospora glauca K62 genome. Proteins encoded here:
- a CDS encoding MarR family winged helix-turn-helix transcriptional regulator, whose amino-acid sequence is MSGDTRGVDDGTLVGYIRALMIESSRFINAFGDSHALHRSDLAALVAIMDAAGRGRPLSQGELATELRLSASATTSVLDRLQALGHIERRRDSRDRRRVVLHIRPSAQKLGFELFGPLGMAYAQAWAQFDEDERRIIARFLAATVEATKHTRLQPHREA
- a CDS encoding TetR/AcrR family transcriptional regulator C-terminal domain-containing protein, whose translation is MAGGAPGKPEKVEKSGKAGKAGKALSKELIVEKAVDLLGRHGLAAVTLRRIATELGVSAPTLYWHISDKRELLDSMAEYLLRRGRTDSFDGPADGQPWWEWLMERTRAMFEAMISVRDAPQVIAGNRPTPESLAEIDRSIGVLVDAGFTPADAQQVFFVLGGYIGGMALEWQQEANRSLEDVDDSELYTAVTDAERYPYLAAAIRVGAHREPMETFQFGLDLLVRGLRAWHAERVGD
- a CDS encoding daunorubicin resistance protein DrrA family ABC transporter ATP-binding protein, coding for MTTPAIHVTGLEKSYGSTTAVAGIDLDVHRGEMFGFLGPNGAGKSSAVKVLCTLTEPTAGTAVVAGHDVRTERHHVRRRIGAVFQESTLDIFLPAEQNLRFHGELHGLPRKVLRRRIDEVLDFVGLTKRRHDPVLSFSGGMKRKLEIGRGLLHTPEVLFLDEPTVGLDPHTRASVWEYIATLRDAWNVTVFVTTHYLDEAEHCDRIAIMNEGRIVALDAPDALKSTVGADRVRLRTENDTAAVKQLRDSFGIDATVHDGSVTFAIADGGAFVPRLFERLDIAIDTVTVTRPSLDDVFMAYTGRTITTPEGTAR
- a CDS encoding ABC transporter permease; protein product: MNQALTTTPTSLPTMSPGGLTHELRAVVAVWRREVAWLAHDKRRAVMTLLQPLMYLFVMGTGLAGIVEPGGPLDFKTFLFPGVLAMGVVFTAAFGGVSVVWDRETGFLREMLVAPISKSAIILGKALGAATTAMAQSAVLLLLAGLAGVPYDPLLFVALLALLFVGALLVTALIMLLTVRIKRAQSAMPTSSMVITPMMFLSGALFPVGDLPGWLHVATVLNPFTYVVGPMRAAVFASLDPAVSENVHAGLTWAGWAVPVPVQVLVAVASTVVLLGSAVARFNRTE
- the mmuM gene encoding homocysteine S-methyltransferase, coding for MELFDGGPVVSDGGLATELEARGHDLSDALWSARLLLDAPDEIVAAHRAFYEAGAVVATTASYQASFPGFAERGLDRAETTRLLHRSVALARRAGEEFSGDGRRRFVAASVGPYGAALADGSEYRGDYGLTVAQLRDWHLPRLEALAEAEPDLLAVETVPDVVEAEALVGALAGLGVPAWLTYTVEGDRTRAGQPLAEALAVAAEAPDVVAVGVNCCAPTDVADAIACARAVTDKPVVVYPNSGEKWDARRRAWTGPSRYSSELARQWVAAGARVIGGCCRVSPADIAEVARVL
- the idi gene encoding isopentenyl-diphosphate Delta-isomerase — protein: MTSILDPDVEYVVLCGSRHERIGYAPKAEVHHESTPLHLAFSCYLFDQEGNFLVTWRAKHKRTFPGVRTNSCCGHPGPGEIIPDAIARRLAEELGTTADRIELVLPEFRYEATMADGVRENEVCPVYRATVNTRPNVVPNPEEVDDTAWVPWRQFVAEVEADRTSVSPWCALQVDQLLALGPDPLSWPVSDDSRLPDAAREPLEARRWT
- a CDS encoding sensor histidine kinase translates to MSNGDKPTQDNGRGHHRSIRKRLAGTVLVPSIALLLLWVGMSAYFVVDAFSLRAVGSSVQRVSIPAITSLSRLQQERQLSLVYLEKQWVGLLELQQQHQRVDDSIATLREAMDEIRDDLPEEIASRIGDLERGLARLPDVRSGINLRTSSPEEVNEYYNGLIDTATRLFDTQARLVPDVEATQNGLMATELFRASDHMSRAASLASTAFAHGNFTSTDHRMFSELVGSYRSILSAAAPNLLPDTRRSYDELVSAERWEALQRVENELIAHGPGHLDVAGFSLTGVELRDLTNQVSNDLASLTITQADRTASEALEGASSNLTNVLLGSALTLLAALASILVAFRVSNTLVDRTLMTRLERLRNDSLELASTRLPNIVKRLKDGEAVDVNAELPRLDHGRDEIGQVAEAFNLAQLTAVNAAVSEAKARKGVNNVFLGIAHRNQGLVHRQLQILDRMESREENPAQLKSLFQLDNLATRARRTTENLIILGGKQPGRRWRKPVKLLDVLRAAISETEHFSRVEVEPVPDVALVGSAVADTIHLVAELVDNATTFSPPGSPVYLSGTKVARGVIIDIADQGLGMKDEVREWANSMMAEPPEFDAMAMKADSSLGLFVVARLAHRLGAKVTFDSSRYGGTRATVLLPTDVLASEEQATDTDSGFHAMLAKTPELKVHDPAVTTPEQEAAAAATQASPNPMSAPEQPTHQSPAHAPRFESAVPVNGSSPTTPTSRPGEAGTAPVREEEPSATAGVSETPAGGLPRRKGGRALLPKRRPQENLVEQLRNDPESAHSDFERYADRTRNTLTAFHRGTRRGRDADDASRSTEAN